The Oculatellaceae cyanobacterium region GGTAGCGCTACACGCAAGTTTTGGGGGCGTAGATCTACTCAAGTAAGTACAAATGCAATAGTTGCGACATTGGCAGTTTTGGGTATTTTAGCTTTAATTAATTTTCTGGCTGTCCGTCATGCAGTGCGTTTGGATTTAACGGAAAATCAACTGTTTACTCTCTCACCGCAGTCACAACAAGTTGCCAAGTCTTTGCAACAGCCTATAAAAGTTTGGGTGTTCGATAGTAACCAAAACCCCGCAGACCGAGAATTGTTAGAAAATTACCGTCGATCTAGTTCTCAATTTAGCTTTGATTTTGTTGATCCTGAACTGAAACCAGGAGTAGCGCAACAGTTTGGAGTTAAATCTGCTGGTGAAGTATATATTGAATCTGGGAAAAAGCGGCAGTTGGTGCAAAACTTACAGCCAGGAGATTCACTTTCTGAAGCTAAGGTGACTAATGGGATTACGCAAATTTTGAGCGATCGCCAAGCTAAAATATACTTCCTACAAGGACATGGTGAACATCCCTTAGATGCTGTACAAGGTGGAATTTCTCAAGCTATTAGTAGGCTACAAGATCAAAACTTTACGGCTCAACCACTGAATTTGGCTCAAAAATCAGCAATTCCTCCAGATGCTGCTGCTGTAGTTGTAGCAGGTGCAAAACGGGCGCTATTTCCAGGGGAAGTAAATGCTTTAAAGAATTACTTGTCAGGGGGTGGCAGTTTATTACTAATGGTAGACCCGAATACAGATCCGAAACTGGATAGCTTACTACAAGAGTGGGGGGTTAAGTTAGATTCTCGGTTAGCGGTTGATGCTTCTGGAAAAGGACGTTTAGTAGGATTAGGTGCAGCGACGGCTGTAGTTACCCAATATAGTCAGCATCCAATCACTAAAGATTTTGGTAATGACATTTCTTTTTATCCCCTATCCCGACCAATAGAATTAACTCCTGTCAAAGGAATTGAGCAAACCCCTTTGTTGATCACAGATAATCAAAGTTGGGCAGAAAGTAATTCAGAAGGGGAACAATTAGAGTTTAATGCAGATAGCGATCGCCAGGGGCCATTAACTTTAGGTGTGGCGTTAACAAAAACTAACTCTACTCCATCAGCAACTAAGCCTAATCAAAATACTGCTCAACCACGCTTGGTTGTCTTAGGTAATTCGGAATTTACTACTAACGGCTTATTTGAACAGCAACTCAATGGAGATGTTTTCCTGAATTCAGTAAGTTGGTTAAGTAAGCAGGATCAACAAATTCTTTCCATTCGTCCCAAAGAAGCCAAAAATCGTCGGATTAATCTGACTCCCCAACTAGGACAGTTATTAACTTGGACGGCTTTGTTAATTATTCCCTTAATTGGGTTTACTACAGCAGGGATAATGTGGTGGAGACGGCGGTAATAATCAGAAGTTAGAAGTCAAGAGTCAATTATGTAATTTAGAAGCAATTGTGTATAAATTCCACATCATCCGCCTGTTAATTGTTAATTGTTAATTGATTCCCTCCTGGCTTTTTATGAAATTGCAGTGGACAACTTGGATTTTAGTACTTTTAGCTTTAAGTTTGGGCGGATTTGTTTATTTTTCAGAAACGAAACCAGCGCCGCAGCAGGAAACAGCAACAATTAAGGAACGAAAAATATTTGATTTTGATAAAGATCAAATCCAATCTTTTACAATTAAAACTCCCGAACAACTGCTGAAATTTGAGCGAGTACAGCAGGCTGGAACTCCAGCTAGTAAAACTCCTTGGCAAATGAAATTTCCTGTTGATACACCAGCTAGCGATCCATCTGTAACGTTTTTAGTAAACTTGTTAGTAAATGCGAAGAGCGATCGCATATTAACTGTCGCGGCTGATGAAATTCAGCAATACGGACTAGATCAACCCCAAGCCATAGTAGAAATTAAGCTGAAAAATCAGCAAACCCATCAGCTAATTTTGGGTAAGTCTAACTTTAACAATACTTTCCTCTATGCTCAAGCAGATCCACCTGCGGACAAACCCCAACAGCGTCAGTTAGTACTATTAACTAAAGACCTTGAAAATGCTGTGCAACGACCGTTATCAGAATGGCAATCAAAG contains the following coding sequences:
- a CDS encoding DUF4340 domain-containing protein; amino-acid sequence: MKLQWTTWILVLLALSLGGFVYFSETKPAPQQETATIKERKIFDFDKDQIQSFTIKTPEQLLKFERVQQAGTPASKTPWQMKFPVDTPASDPSVTFLVNLLVNAKSDRILTVAADEIQQYGLDQPQAIVEIKLKNQQTHQLILGKSNFNNTFLYAQADPPADKPQQRQLVLLTKDLENAVQRPLSEWQSKPASNEKSQTNSKKSPPEQPKLIIPSP
- a CDS encoding Gldg family protein, with protein sequence MKTIAKNRQYLEYLFWLGPILLIMGLVAQYVSGTSSLIPLALLITGIVIIVLWLFTGSATRKFWGRRSTQVSTNAIVATLAVLGILALINFLAVRHAVRLDLTENQLFTLSPQSQQVAKSLQQPIKVWVFDSNQNPADRELLENYRRSSSQFSFDFVDPELKPGVAQQFGVKSAGEVYIESGKKRQLVQNLQPGDSLSEAKVTNGITQILSDRQAKIYFLQGHGEHPLDAVQGGISQAISRLQDQNFTAQPLNLAQKSAIPPDAAAVVVAGAKRALFPGEVNALKNYLSGGGSLLLMVDPNTDPKLDSLLQEWGVKLDSRLAVDASGKGRLVGLGAATAVVTQYSQHPITKDFGNDISFYPLSRPIELTPVKGIEQTPLLITDNQSWAESNSEGEQLEFNADSDRQGPLTLGVALTKTNSTPSATKPNQNTAQPRLVVLGNSEFTTNGLFEQQLNGDVFLNSVSWLSKQDQQILSIRPKEAKNRRINLTPQLGQLLTWTALLIIPLIGFTTAGIMWWRRR